One genomic segment of Pedobacter endophyticus includes these proteins:
- a CDS encoding SGNH/GDSL hydrolase family protein → MKTTLTILFFIVLSLSGFSQVVLPSYPASAFPTYYWQQKSEFELLPGYKNPVLFIGDSLTDGGEWPALFGDANLLNFGISGETTAGIINRLPEIAKRRPQKNIFDDWHKRSCKGPLCR, encoded by the coding sequence ATGAAAACAACGCTAACCATTCTCTTTTTTATTGTTTTATCGCTCAGCGGATTTTCGCAGGTCGTTCTGCCATCTTATCCGGCAAGTGCTTTCCCAACTTACTATTGGCAACAAAAAAGTGAGTTCGAACTGCTGCCCGGCTATAAAAACCCGGTACTGTTTATCGGAGACAGTTTAACGGATGGCGGCGAATGGCCGGCACTTTTCGGAGACGCAAACCTATTGAATTTTGGTATTAGCGGAGAAACCACCGCAGGCATCATTAACCGCTTACCCGAAATAGCGAAACGCCGCCCGCAAAAAAATATTTTTGATGATTGGCATAAACGATCTTGCAAAGGGCCTCTCTGTCGATAG